The following are encoded in a window of uncultured Sphaerochaeta sp. genomic DNA:
- a CDS encoding ABC transporter ATP-binding protein has translation MAFLEMIDINKAFFGKSANSKVNLYVDHGEIHALLGENGAGKTTLMNILYGIYQADSGSIVLDGVPIQIKSPKDAISHKIGMVHQHFTLVPTLTVSENITLGLKSPGYPFVKRKQVDEEIRTLSERYNLAVDPTALVSSLSVGQQQRVEIIKVLYRKAQLLILDEPTAVLTPQEVESLFDILGRLRAEGHSVIIITHHIAEVLSLTDRITVLRGGEKVGDVKTKDTNEAELSQLMVGRKLNRMVRTKLPFSYDREGLIAISIQDAQESIGPLSLHVPPGSIVGIAGVDGNGQKAFAELLLGIRKVKEGSLTLDGKHLEHLGVKQRRALGFGYISDDRLLDSLVLDMDMQENLLLTRFRGGECNHHHFIARKKLRELTEQAVEKYAIKSGSLEYPVRYLSGGNQQKLILARELAGNAKVVIACQPTRGLDVGSTEDVHKTLLELRRQGSSVILISSDLEEILDLSDSIAVMYRGQIVDVIERQGDVDLTYLGLLMAGSPARREA, from the coding sequence ATGGCATTTCTGGAAATGATCGACATTAACAAGGCATTCTTTGGCAAAAGCGCCAATTCGAAGGTCAACCTGTATGTAGACCATGGGGAGATCCATGCCCTGCTTGGTGAGAATGGGGCAGGCAAAACCACCTTGATGAACATTCTCTATGGGATTTATCAAGCAGATAGTGGTTCTATAGTCTTGGATGGAGTCCCCATCCAGATTAAGAGCCCGAAGGATGCCATCAGCCATAAGATTGGAATGGTGCATCAACATTTTACCTTGGTTCCTACCCTGACCGTCAGTGAGAATATCACCCTTGGGTTGAAAAGCCCTGGGTATCCATTTGTTAAACGTAAACAGGTCGACGAGGAGATTCGCACGTTAAGTGAACGTTATAACCTCGCAGTCGATCCTACGGCACTGGTTAGCTCTCTCTCAGTTGGGCAGCAACAGCGGGTGGAAATCATCAAGGTGCTCTATCGGAAAGCACAGTTGCTCATACTTGACGAGCCGACAGCTGTTCTTACACCGCAAGAGGTGGAGAGCCTGTTTGACATTCTTGGGCGGCTGAGAGCAGAAGGCCACTCTGTAATTATCATTACCCACCATATTGCTGAAGTTCTCTCTCTCACTGACCGCATTACGGTCTTGAGGGGTGGTGAGAAGGTAGGGGACGTCAAGACAAAAGATACGAATGAAGCAGAACTCTCACAGTTGATGGTTGGGAGGAAACTCAACAGGATGGTGCGAACCAAATTGCCTTTCTCCTATGATCGTGAAGGGTTGATCGCCATTTCCATACAGGATGCTCAGGAATCCATAGGTCCCCTCTCCTTACACGTTCCCCCAGGAAGCATTGTGGGGATTGCAGGAGTCGATGGAAACGGGCAGAAAGCTTTTGCTGAGTTACTGCTCGGTATACGAAAGGTCAAGGAAGGTTCCTTGACCTTGGATGGCAAGCATTTGGAACACCTCGGGGTAAAACAACGCAGGGCGTTGGGTTTTGGGTATATCTCTGATGACCGATTGCTCGATAGCCTGGTTTTGGATATGGATATGCAGGAGAATCTCCTGCTTACCCGTTTTCGTGGAGGGGAGTGTAATCATCACCACTTCATTGCAAGAAAGAAGCTTCGTGAGTTGACAGAACAGGCAGTAGAGAAATACGCGATCAAGAGTGGATCCTTGGAGTATCCCGTGAGATATCTCTCGGGGGGAAATCAACAGAAGTTGATTCTTGCCCGTGAATTGGCTGGAAATGCGAAGGTGGTCATTGCCTGCCAGCCCACACGAGGTCTGGACGTAGGTTCGACCGAGGATGTGCACAAGACACTTTTGGAACTCAGGAGACAAGGCTCTTCCGTCATCCTAATCTCTTCTGACCTTGAGGAGATACTGGATCTAAGTGACAGTATTGCTGTGATGTATCGTGGACAGATCGTTGATGTAATCGAGAGACAAGGAGATGTTGATTTGACCTATCTCGGACTATTGATGGCAGGCTCCCCTGCAAGGAGGGAGGCATGA
- a CDS encoding BMP family protein, whose protein sequence is MKKTLLVACLVLVLGTSLLFAGGAAEKDESDGKMKVALLLSGPANDQGWNAVAFAGLKEAEEKYNLQTAYSENVGIADGEAAFRDYAAQGYDLVIGHGFQFGEPAVRISSQFPNTKFMAIESNAYSDNAASYVMACEEAGYLMGMLAASMSESGTIGIVGGFEQPSIVKVLEAYKIGAKAVNPSIKVLEAYVSSFTDVALGKEAALSMADQGADVLSHCANQAGTGVIKAAEERGLLATGDSYDQNSIAPDTVMASTIYSVPALVLTAVEKVSTDTYEGGVFNLGMQDGVVDISGYNSFEDKIPQDVKDLIASTRQQILDGSFTVPLIETRTK, encoded by the coding sequence ATGAAAAAGACATTGCTGGTAGCTTGTTTGGTTTTGGTACTCGGAACATCGCTCTTGTTTGCTGGTGGCGCAGCTGAGAAGGATGAATCAGACGGAAAGATGAAGGTTGCGCTGTTGCTCTCAGGGCCGGCCAACGACCAAGGATGGAATGCAGTAGCATTTGCCGGTCTGAAAGAGGCAGAGGAGAAATACAATCTCCAGACTGCATATTCAGAGAATGTGGGGATTGCTGATGGAGAGGCAGCGTTCCGTGACTATGCAGCCCAAGGGTATGACCTGGTGATCGGGCATGGTTTCCAGTTCGGTGAGCCGGCTGTCAGGATCTCCTCCCAGTTCCCCAATACAAAGTTCATGGCAATTGAATCCAATGCATACAGCGACAATGCCGCCAGCTATGTAATGGCTTGTGAAGAAGCCGGGTACCTGATGGGAATGCTTGCAGCTTCCATGTCTGAGAGCGGCACCATCGGTATTGTCGGTGGCTTTGAACAGCCTTCAATCGTCAAGGTTCTGGAAGCGTACAAGATTGGCGCCAAGGCGGTGAACCCATCCATCAAGGTACTGGAAGCATATGTGAGCAGCTTCACTGATGTAGCACTGGGAAAGGAAGCAGCTCTCTCCATGGCTGACCAGGGTGCTGATGTACTCTCCCACTGTGCTAACCAGGCAGGGACCGGGGTGATCAAGGCAGCTGAGGAGCGCGGGTTGCTTGCAACCGGTGATTCCTATGACCAGAACTCCATTGCCCCTGATACGGTAATGGCTTCCACCATTTACAGTGTACCAGCCTTGGTCCTGACTGCAGTAGAGAAGGTAAGTACCGACACCTATGAGGGTGGGGTATTCAACCTCGGGATGCAGGATGGAGTTGTGGATATCTCAGGATACAACAGCTTTGAGGATAAGATTCCCCAGGATGTCAAGGACCTGATTGCCTCAACCAGGCAGCAGATTCTGGATGGTAGCTTTACTGTTCCCTTGATCGAGACGCGTACCAAATAA
- a CDS encoding amidohydrolase, translated as MGNQKLLTNIRSLVSCDGSDTVYNDCDLLIDGYKIAKIGKNLSRGDAEVIDASNYIVYPGLVNTHHHFFQTFVRNLVTIDYPNLLVVDWLDKIYPIFSQIDSEVIYYSSLVAMADLLKHGCTTAFDHQYCYTKKTGKEAVDRQMEAASLLGIRYHAGRGCNTLEREKGSTIPGEMLETTDEFLLDCERLMKAYHDPNPNSMSQIVVAPCQPINSYQETFEESLAFARKHGLRLHTHLGEGENPIMMERYGKRTLAWAEEIGFVGEDVWFAHGWELQEDEYKVMAQTGTGLSHCPAPAVLGGFPIIDIPAMERAGMNVSLGCDGSATNDSSNLLDSLRMAYLAQSYHSKSRGGAPSAYEMLKTATVGGAKTLGRSDIGSLEVGKAADLFAIDANTLPLAGTLHDPGNLLARVGYTGEVAMTMVGGDIKFKDGELVGIDEVRLAVQAEMACDERLRSLFPTIFR; from the coding sequence ATGGGTAACCAGAAACTTCTTACAAATATCCGTTCTCTCGTGAGTTGCGATGGATCTGATACGGTCTATAACGATTGTGATCTTCTTATCGACGGATACAAGATTGCCAAGATCGGAAAGAATCTTTCTCGAGGTGATGCCGAGGTTATCGATGCAAGCAACTACATTGTGTATCCAGGATTGGTGAATACGCACCATCACTTCTTCCAGACGTTTGTACGAAACCTGGTAACCATCGACTATCCGAATCTTCTTGTTGTCGACTGGCTCGACAAGATTTATCCCATTTTCTCCCAGATTGACAGTGAAGTTATCTATTACTCGTCTCTCGTTGCCATGGCAGATCTTCTCAAGCATGGCTGCACCACTGCGTTCGACCACCAGTACTGCTATACCAAGAAGACTGGCAAAGAAGCGGTTGACCGCCAGATGGAAGCTGCTTCTTTGTTGGGTATCAGGTACCACGCAGGGAGAGGATGCAATACCTTGGAGAGGGAGAAGGGAAGTACCATCCCTGGGGAGATGCTGGAGACTACCGACGAGTTCCTACTTGATTGTGAACGTTTGATGAAAGCGTATCATGATCCAAACCCCAACAGTATGAGCCAGATTGTAGTTGCCCCCTGTCAGCCGATCAACAGCTACCAGGAAACCTTTGAGGAGTCTTTGGCATTTGCAAGGAAGCATGGTCTTAGGCTCCACACCCACCTCGGAGAGGGGGAGAACCCCATCATGATGGAACGCTATGGCAAGAGAACACTTGCTTGGGCAGAAGAGATTGGGTTTGTTGGGGAGGATGTCTGGTTCGCTCATGGCTGGGAACTCCAGGAAGATGAATACAAGGTAATGGCCCAGACTGGGACAGGACTCTCCCATTGTCCAGCGCCGGCTGTCTTGGGAGGCTTTCCCATCATTGATATCCCAGCAATGGAGAGAGCAGGCATGAATGTATCGCTTGGCTGTGATGGGTCTGCTACCAATGATAGTTCTAACCTGCTCGATTCCTTGCGCATGGCTTACTTGGCTCAGTCCTACCATAGCAAGAGCCGGGGAGGAGCCCCTTCTGCCTACGAGATGCTCAAGACTGCTACAGTAGGTGGTGCCAAGACACTGGGCAGGAGTGATATTGGTTCCCTCGAGGTTGGAAAGGCAGCTGATCTTTTTGCCATCGATGCCAATACGCTTCCACTTGCTGGAACCTTGCATGATCCAGGTAATCTTCTTGCCCGCGTTGGGTATACCGGCGAGGTAGCCATGACCATGGTTGGTGGAGACATCAAATTCAAGGACGGTGAGCTGGTCGGGATTGATGAAGTACGCTTGGCTGTTCAGGCTGAGATGGCTTGCGATGAGAGGCTACGCTCTCTATTTCCCACAATCTTCCGATAA
- a CDS encoding type II toxin-antitoxin system RelB/DinJ family antitoxin encodes MERSTVNINFRMDAELKNNLEKACQELGLTPSAAFTIFATKVAREKRIPFEVAVDPFYSERNMARLRKSIAQMESTGGTIHEVDVSD; translated from the coding sequence ATGGAACGTTCAACCGTAAATATTAACTTTCGCATGGATGCAGAGTTGAAAAACAACTTGGAGAAAGCCTGCCAAGAACTTGGTTTGACTCCTTCTGCAGCCTTCACCATTTTTGCTACCAAAGTAGCAAGAGAAAAACGCATACCCTTTGAGGTTGCTGTCGATCCATTCTACAGTGAGCGAAACATGGCAAGGCTTAGAAAATCGATTGCCCAGATGGAATCCACCGGCGGCACAATCCACGAGGTGGATGTAAGTGATTAA
- a CDS encoding Txe/YoeB family addiction module toxin: MIKAWSDDAWKDFEYWTKQDKKTLKRILALLRDIDRNGYKGIGKPERLTGNLAPYWSRRIDDCNRLVYRIDGDIIRIVQCGSHYRDK; encoded by the coding sequence GTGATTAAGGCTTGGTCAGACGATGCTTGGAAGGATTTCGAGTACTGGACAAAGCAGGATAAGAAGACGTTAAAACGAATTTTGGCACTTCTCAGAGATATCGACAGGAATGGTTACAAGGGAATCGGTAAACCTGAGCGGTTAACGGGAAACCTCGCTCCATATTGGAGCCGAAGGATCGATGATTGCAACCGCTTGGTTTATCGTATCGATGGGGATATCATTCGCATCGTTCAATGTGGATCACATTACCGGGATAAATGA
- a CDS encoding aldolase translates to MMNEIEMKRELVSFASSLYQRGFVVGSAGNISVKLPDGTYLATPTGSSFGILDETEVSHFKEDGTLLGGKAPTKEVPFHLACYAAHSEIRAVVHLHSTYATLLASTKGLKDGSPFTPFTPYFVMKVNKVGILPYRRPGSPLIAEDIRSKPGFSTYLMQNHGLITTGKTLQEAVFAAEEFEESAKLWYLGQGLDIRRLSEEEMAELQ, encoded by the coding sequence ATGATGAATGAAATTGAGATGAAACGTGAGTTGGTTTCCTTCGCCTCAAGCCTCTACCAACGAGGATTTGTCGTGGGAAGTGCGGGGAATATCTCTGTAAAACTTCCTGATGGTACCTACCTTGCCACTCCCACCGGCTCCTCCTTTGGGATTTTGGATGAAACGGAGGTGTCTCACTTCAAGGAAGATGGGACACTGCTTGGAGGAAAGGCTCCTACCAAGGAGGTACCGTTCCATCTAGCTTGTTATGCTGCTCATAGCGAGATCCGAGCGGTGGTCCATCTGCATTCCACCTATGCTACCTTGCTTGCCAGCACAAAGGGTTTGAAAGACGGTAGTCCCTTTACCCCCTTTACGCCGTATTTTGTCATGAAGGTGAACAAGGTAGGGATTCTTCCCTACAGAAGGCCAGGTTCTCCACTGATTGCAGAGGATATCCGATCCAAACCTGGGTTCTCTACCTACCTTATGCAGAACCATGGGTTGATCACCACAGGGAAGACGCTTCAGGAAGCAGTATTTGCTGCTGAGGAGTTCGAAGAGAGTGCAAAACTCTGGTATCTGGGACAGGGATTGGATATCAGGAGATTGAGTGAAGAAGAGATGGCAGAACTGCAATAG
- the otnK gene encoding 3-oxo-tetronate kinase: MKLGVIADDFTGAVDIAGFLVSGGMRTLMCAKPVATGQLPETDAIVMSLKIRSIPSSEAVEEALSALAFLQEAGCDRFYYKYCSTFDSTEKGNIGPISDALRDALGLSSTLICPALPVNGRTVYHGYLFVGDQLLSDSPMRHHPLNPMRMSKLADLLAMQSPSCNGHVYYDVVRKGATAVKNRIDTLEKDGVNNIIVDVINDEDLTTIAKATEDMLLVTGGSGLAQGIATVRAESLGERGIAKPAFLPKRTNAVVIAGSCSAMMQKQVAYYKEKAESFSIDEQACVDDPSYPETLAKWALAHQGSTLAPMVFATRSPEELQHNRERFKGVDLAGIIEQVFGRMTAILAQEGVETFIVGGGETRGVVASTLGVDAYLIGEQIDPGVSWVQSLDRKFQLVLKSGNFGSESFLEKAQECYDE; the protein is encoded by the coding sequence ATGAAACTAGGAGTTATTGCAGACGATTTTACCGGGGCTGTGGATATCGCCGGCTTCTTGGTATCTGGAGGCATGAGAACGCTCATGTGTGCCAAGCCTGTTGCAACAGGGCAACTTCCCGAAACTGATGCGATTGTCATGAGCCTGAAGATCAGGAGCATTCCTTCCTCGGAAGCAGTAGAGGAGGCTCTCTCAGCACTTGCTTTCCTGCAGGAAGCTGGTTGCGATCGTTTCTACTATAAATATTGCTCAACCTTTGATTCCACCGAGAAAGGAAACATCGGTCCCATCAGCGATGCGCTCAGGGATGCGCTGGGACTCTCCAGTACACTTATCTGTCCTGCGCTTCCCGTCAATGGAAGAACTGTGTACCACGGGTACCTATTTGTAGGTGACCAGCTGCTCAGTGATTCTCCAATGCGTCATCATCCACTCAATCCAATGAGGATGTCGAAGCTTGCCGATCTGCTTGCGATGCAGAGTCCATCTTGCAATGGCCATGTGTATTATGATGTTGTCAGGAAAGGGGCTACAGCAGTAAAGAATCGAATTGATACACTTGAAAAGGATGGGGTGAACAACATTATCGTCGATGTCATCAACGATGAGGACTTAACTACGATAGCCAAGGCAACCGAGGATATGCTTCTTGTCACTGGAGGCTCTGGCTTGGCCCAGGGTATTGCTACAGTGAGGGCTGAATCCCTTGGAGAGAGAGGTATAGCGAAGCCTGCGTTCCTTCCTAAGAGGACAAATGCAGTGGTTATCGCTGGTTCCTGTTCAGCGATGATGCAAAAGCAAGTTGCCTACTATAAAGAGAAGGCAGAGAGTTTCAGTATTGATGAACAAGCTTGTGTGGACGACCCCTCTTATCCTGAGACGCTTGCCAAGTGGGCACTTGCCCACCAGGGAAGCACGCTTGCTCCCATGGTCTTTGCAACGCGCTCACCAGAGGAACTGCAGCATAACCGGGAGCGGTTCAAGGGAGTGGATCTAGCGGGGATCATCGAGCAGGTATTTGGAAGAATGACAGCTATACTCGCACAAGAAGGAGTCGAGACCTTTATTGTTGGAGGGGGAGAGACCAGAGGGGTGGTTGCCTCCACCTTGGGGGTTGATGCCTACCTCATCGGGGAGCAGATAGATCCCGGCGTGTCGTGGGTGCAGTCCTTGGACAGGAAGTTCCAACTGGTTTTAAAGAGCGGGAACTTTGGTTCTGAATCCTTTCTAGAGAAAGCCCAGGAGTGTTATGATGAATGA
- a CDS encoding chromate transporter, with translation MSILLTLFFSFFQIGLFSIGGGYAAMPLIQAQTVDIHGWLTATEFADLVTIAEMTPGPIAINSATFVGMKVAGIAGVVVATLGNILPSVIIMLLLAHLYAKYREQTLLKRVLEGVRPVVVAAIFTAGLSLLQLAIGHMGQVDLFALIVFILAFVCLNSRKIPLGPIVLLILGAISGIGYAVVTHALP, from the coding sequence ATGAGTATACTCCTTACGCTCTTCTTCAGCTTTTTCCAGATAGGTTTGTTCAGCATTGGTGGCGGGTATGCAGCCATGCCTCTTATCCAAGCACAGACTGTCGACATTCATGGGTGGTTGACCGCCACGGAATTTGCCGACTTGGTAACAATTGCTGAGATGACCCCTGGTCCCATTGCCATCAACTCTGCAACGTTTGTCGGTATGAAGGTTGCAGGAATTGCCGGCGTCGTGGTGGCTACCCTTGGAAATATCCTGCCATCGGTCATCATCATGTTGCTGCTCGCACATCTCTACGCAAAGTATCGGGAACAGACGCTGCTCAAACGTGTGCTCGAAGGGGTACGGCCGGTAGTGGTTGCCGCTATCTTTACCGCTGGGCTTTCCTTGTTGCAACTCGCGATTGGACACATGGGTCAGGTTGACCTCTTCGCACTTATCGTATTTATTCTTGCCTTCGTCTGTTTGAACAGTCGAAAAATCCCCTTGGGCCCAATTGTCTTGCTCATTCTAGGAGCCATCAGTGGTATTGGGTATGCTGTAGTAACACATGCGCTTCCTTAG
- a CDS encoding chromate transporter, which produces MADALIREHKKRPEINFKFFFKLFWTTFSLSLFTFGGGFVIISLMRKKMVVKLGWINDEEMLDFITIAQSSPGPIAVNGSLMVGYHLAGVPGALVATLGTILPPMMILTLVSLGYKAVQDNLWIAAAFHGMRAVVAAIVLQVTWALFRPLLKKKQVLPILLFVLSFSALFIFKVNIMLVMVSIVAFSIIQSLILLQKEKKL; this is translated from the coding sequence ATGGCTGATGCGCTGATTCGTGAGCATAAGAAGAGACCAGAGATCAATTTCAAATTCTTCTTTAAACTCTTTTGGACAACATTCTCCCTGAGTCTGTTCACCTTTGGTGGCGGGTTTGTCATCATCAGTCTGATGAGAAAGAAGATGGTGGTAAAACTCGGCTGGATCAACGATGAGGAGATGCTTGATTTCATCACCATCGCCCAGTCTTCTCCCGGTCCCATAGCTGTCAACGGTTCCCTGATGGTGGGGTATCATCTAGCTGGTGTGCCTGGGGCATTGGTTGCTACCTTGGGGACCATCCTTCCTCCCATGATGATTCTGACTCTGGTCAGCCTTGGCTACAAGGCCGTGCAGGATAACCTTTGGATCGCTGCAGCCTTTCATGGAATGCGGGCAGTTGTTGCGGCCATTGTCCTGCAGGTCACCTGGGCCTTGTTCAGGCCATTGCTGAAGAAGAAGCAAGTACTCCCAATCCTCCTCTTTGTCCTGAGTTTCAGTGCATTGTTTATCTTCAAGGTAAACATCATGCTGGTTATGGTAAGCATCGTAGCTTTCTCGATCATCCAGAGCTTGATCCTGCTCCAGAAGGAGAAGAAGCTATGA